AATCACTGATTCGTGATGGATTGGCAATGTTATTAAATTTACGTTCTGAACTTGAAGTGGTGGGGACCGCTAGCGATGGGGATGAAGTAGTACAAAAGGTGAAACAATTAAATCCTGAAATTATTTTGATGGATATTCGGATGCCTCGTATGAATGGTGTTGAAGGAACTCGTTTAGTTAGAGAAAAGTTTCCTCATGTAAAGGTTCTTATGTTAACGACTTTTAATGATAGCGAGCTTATTTTTGGAGCATTAGAGCAAGGAGCGAGCGGTTATTTATTGAAGGATATGGAGACAGATGCAATCGTTCAAGCTATTTTAACGGTACACGGTGGAGGCGCTGTGCTTCCTCAAGATATAACAGCACAAATTGTAAAGGAATTAAAAAAGACAAAAGTAGCAGTAGAGTACACCCCACCAGAACAACTGGAACAATTAACTGAGCGTGAAGTAGATGTTTTAAGGGAAATCGGACTTGGTTTAAATAATAAAGAGATTGCCGAAAAGCTATTCATTACAGAGGGAACTGTAAAGAATCACGTTTCTAATTTAATTAGTAAGCTAGAACTGAGAGATCGAACGCAAGCAGCGATATACGCAGTAAGGTATGGCGTTACGACGTACACATGACTTTTGGCATATATAAGTGTGAAAAAGTAGCAGAATTTGCTGCTTTTTTATTTTGTATTTCTATCTTAAGGGTGATGGAGAGAAAAAGAAATTTTTCTACAATGAGAGTGTAGATGAATACAAAGGGGCTGAATCAATATGTTAGTCATAGATCATATTACGAAATCATTTGATAAGAAGGAAGTTGTAAAGAGTGTTTCTTTTGAAGTGAAAAAAGGCGAAACATTCGGATTGCTTGGTCCGAATGGTGCGGGAAAATCAACGACGATATCAATGATTTGCGGGCTAATTCCATACGATAGTGGTGATATAAAAGTTGGCGGAAAATCTGTAAAAGAGTATCCATTAGAAGCGAAAAAGAAAATCGGTATTGTCCCGCAAGACATCGCGCTATATCCGACACTTTCAGCAAAGGAAAATTTGATCTTCTGGGGAAAAATGTACGGTTTAAGTGGAAAGGTTGCAAAGAAGCGAGCAGAGGAAGTGCTAGCATACGTCGGGTTACAAGAGCGGGGAAAAGATAAAATTGAAACATTTTCAGGTGGAATGAAACGTCGTATTAATATCGGTGCGGCACTTATGCACGAACCAGAATTATTAATTATGGATGAACCGACAGTTGGAATTGATCCGCAATCAAGAAACCATATTTTAGAGACGGTCAAAAAATTAAATGAGAAAGGTATGACCGTTATTTATACGAGTCACTACATGGAAGAAGTAGAATATTTATGCGAGAGAATTGCTATAGTGGATCATGGGAAAGTAATCGCACTAGGAACGAAAAGAGAGTTATGTAACCGTCTTACAGATGGATTTATGGTGAAATTACAATTAAATCGTTATAGTACGGAACTGCTGCAAAAGCTGAAAGCACTACCTGTTGTTGAGCGGGTTATTTTTGATGAAGATACTAGCACAATTGATATTGGACTAAATGGTGGAGAGGCAATTGGCACAGTTGTTTCAGTAGTTGCTGAGAATAAAATTCAAATTTTAAAACTGGAAGTGCAAGAACCGAATTTAGAGGTACTCTTTTTACAATTAACAGGACGTTCACTTTGTGATTAAGGAGGTTAGTGCGAGATGAAAAGTTTCATTATTGCATGGAAAGATTTAAAAATCCGTTTAATTGATCGGCGTGGATTTATGATGATGTTAGTTATGCCACTTTTATTAACAGCTATTTTAGGATTCGCATTAAGTAACATATTTGATAACGGAGGATTACCGAAAACGGTAATAGGCTATTATCAAGAAGGACCGGATGAGTTTGCAGATGTCTTTAAAAAAGATGTATTGCAGTCTAAAGAAATAAAAGATGATGTGAAAGTAAAGGTAGTTAATTCTCAGGAAGAGCTTAAAGGTATGTTAAAGGAAAAGAAAATCGATGTAGGAATTGTTATGCCAAATAAATGGAGCGAACAAGTGCAAGATGGAAAATTAAAAGAACCAAAAGTGCTTATAGATCCATCAAAAGACATACAAGCAAAAATTGCTGAATCGATGATTCGCTCTTTTTTAGAGCGTGTTCAAACAGTTGCGGTATCTACTAAAAGTGTTGTAACAGAATTACCAAAGTCTCAGCATAGTAATGTGGAACAAGTTGCAAAAGAGGTAAGTGGAAATTTACAAACAGTAGCAACTTCAAGTGCCGATAACATCGAAAGAGGAACGATAGGTAAAAAAACAGTTGCGGCGATGCAATATTATGCAGCGGCAATGTTAGTCATGTTTTTATTATATAACATAACGGTAGGTGCGAAGTCAGTTGTAACAGAGCAACGAACGGAAACATTGGCACGGTTGTTCAGTACACCAACGAGTTCGTTTTCAATTTTATTCGGGAAATTTTTAGGCACATTACTATTTGCTTGCATACAATTTGGAGTGTTTATAGTTGCGACATATTTTATGTTTCATGTGGAGTGGGGCGAAGACGTGTTTCAAATAGTAGTGTTAGGGATTTCGTATGCAATTTGTGTTTCCGGTTTATCCATGTTAATCGCAGCCTTTATTCATGAGGAAAAAACGGCAGATTTAATGGGGGGAATCGGTATTCAATTATTAGCTATATTAGGAGGATCAATGTTACCGATTTACGTATTTCCGGATACACTTCAAACAGTTGCGAATATTGCTCCGAATAAGTGGGCACTTACGAGCTTTTTAAATATTATGTCGGGAACATCTTGGGCTATGTTGCTCCCTGTTATTTTCAGTTTATGTAGTGCAGGAATTATCTCCGTTATGATCGGAACATTACGTTTACGTACGAGATAGGAGGAGAAATGATGAAGAAAATTTGGGCACTTTGTTGGCTAGAATTAAAACAAATTTTAATTAAGCCGCAAAGTTATATACTCATGTTCGGACTGCCAATTATCTTTACACTCGTTTTTGGTGGGCTTTTAGGTGGAAGTGGGAATGAGAAAGTAAACATTAGTTTAGTAGACAAAGATGGTTCTATATTATCTAGTAAGTATTATGCGGAAATAAAGAAAAGTGATTTGATTTCTGTAGAAAAGGTAACGTATGGAACAGGGAAGCAGAAAGTCGAAAATAAGAAATCATCTGGTATAGTAATCATTCCAAAAGGCTTTCAAAAGAGTATGTTGGATGGAAAAGCAGAAAAAGTTCAATTTCAAGCGAGTGCGGATTTTACTAGTGGAACTTCTGTAGAGCAAGTATTAGCAAGTGCATTAAAAAAGATGGAGATAGAAGTTAGTGCAGCAAGAGATTTTGAGAAGAAAGGTAACGCTTCGTGGGAAACGATGTATGAAACAATTTATACAAAAGTAGATCCTGTTTCGATTCAAAAAGAATCGATTTCACATGATGATCAAAAGGTAAATAACGTTACAGGGCGAGCAGCAGGTTTTTCTATTTTATTCGTTATGATTGTTATGTTAAGTGCAACAGGAACCATTTTAAAAGCAAGGCAACTGGGTGTTTGGGCGCGTTTATTAGGAACTCCTGTTTCAAAAGCTCAAATACTTGGAGGTTATATTCTTTCATTCTTTTTAATTGGATGGATTCAATTTGGGGTTTTAATGATATTAACGAATGTGCTATTTGATGTACATTGGGGAAATGTGCTTGGGATCATAATACTTGTTTCTGTATTATTGTTAGCTGTAATTGGTTTAGCTTTATTATTGGCTAGTATCGTAAAAACAACGGAACAGCAGTCTGCATTAGGCAACATCGTTGTCATTTCAACATGCATGATT
The DNA window shown above is from Bacillus clarus and carries:
- a CDS encoding response regulator, which codes for MIRIMIVDDQSLIRDGLAMLLNLRSELEVVGTASDGDEVVQKVKQLNPEIILMDIRMPRMNGVEGTRLVREKFPHVKVLMLTTFNDSELIFGALEQGASGYLLKDMETDAIVQAILTVHGGGAVLPQDITAQIVKELKKTKVAVEYTPPEQLEQLTEREVDVLREIGLGLNNKEIAEKLFITEGTVKNHVSNLISKLELRDRTQAAIYAVRYGVTTYT
- a CDS encoding ABC transporter ATP-binding protein — translated: MLVIDHITKSFDKKEVVKSVSFEVKKGETFGLLGPNGAGKSTTISMICGLIPYDSGDIKVGGKSVKEYPLEAKKKIGIVPQDIALYPTLSAKENLIFWGKMYGLSGKVAKKRAEEVLAYVGLQERGKDKIETFSGGMKRRINIGAALMHEPELLIMDEPTVGIDPQSRNHILETVKKLNEKGMTVIYTSHYMEEVEYLCERIAIVDHGKVIALGTKRELCNRLTDGFMVKLQLNRYSTELLQKLKALPVVERVIFDEDTSTIDIGLNGGEAIGTVVSVVAENKIQILKLEVQEPNLEVLFLQLTGRSLCD
- a CDS encoding ABC transporter permease, which gives rise to MKSFIIAWKDLKIRLIDRRGFMMMLVMPLLLTAILGFALSNIFDNGGLPKTVIGYYQEGPDEFADVFKKDVLQSKEIKDDVKVKVVNSQEELKGMLKEKKIDVGIVMPNKWSEQVQDGKLKEPKVLIDPSKDIQAKIAESMIRSFLERVQTVAVSTKSVVTELPKSQHSNVEQVAKEVSGNLQTVATSSADNIERGTIGKKTVAAMQYYAAAMLVMFLLYNITVGAKSVVTEQRTETLARLFSTPTSSFSILFGKFLGTLLFACIQFGVFIVATYFMFHVEWGEDVFQIVVLGISYAICVSGLSMLIAAFIHEEKTADLMGGIGIQLLAILGGSMLPIYVFPDTLQTVANIAPNKWALTSFLNIMSGTSWAMLLPVIFSLCSAGIISVMIGTLRLRTR
- a CDS encoding ABC transporter permease, which produces MKKIWALCWLELKQILIKPQSYILMFGLPIIFTLVFGGLLGGSGNEKVNISLVDKDGSILSSKYYAEIKKSDLISVEKVTYGTGKQKVENKKSSGIVIIPKGFQKSMLDGKAEKVQFQASADFTSGTSVEQVLASALKKMEIEVSAARDFEKKGNASWETMYETIYTKVDPVSIQKESISHDDQKVNNVTGRAAGFSILFVMIVMLSATGTILKARQLGVWARLLGTPVSKAQILGGYILSFFLIGWIQFGVLMILTNVLFDVHWGNVLGIIILVSVLLLAVIGLALLLASIVKTTEQQSALGNIVVISTCMISGLYWPIEIEPAWMQTAANFVPQTWAMRGFNELIVRGGTLADIGGYIGILILFAGVFFLIGLTRIRYD